A segment of the Anthonomus grandis grandis chromosome 11, icAntGran1.3, whole genome shotgun sequence genome:
ctggcagCGTATTTTGTAAATGTTCTGAATAGTTCACACCAGTTAGCCTTGGTGGTAAAATTACAGGATCGATTATAAAATTGTCAATGATTCCCATCCACACATTGACCTTAAACTCATGTTGAAAATGAGTTACTTTAGTGGCATTGGGATTCAGCGTAAACACGTTCACTATAAAAAATAGTTACACCACTTCTCGTAAAACATGCTTCATCtgtaaacaaaatttgcttagcaaaatttaaattttgtagtcTGTTTTCATTAACAAATTGATAGAAGCCCAAACGTTGTTCAAAATCCGTAGGCAAAAGGTCTTGTACCTTTTGGATGTGGTATTGATAAAGCTGTTGTTCTTCCACATCCTTAGATGCTTGTACTTCTAAACCTCAGCGTCTGGTGGTTAATGTAGGATCTTCATGGattctttccaaaatttgttcTTTCATCTGCGGAGTCCTTATTATACGGTGCATAATTGACAGTTATAGGAGTAACACTAATGGTTACGCGAAGGCGTCTCTCAATAGCGGCAAATGTTTGATGATTTGGTATACGCCGATTTGGAAAGCTTTGCCCCCTAGCACTTTTGCGGCCATTTTTTTCACAATacccaaaaactaataaaatatccattatttcatacctttgtttatattatttaatttatccgAGCACTCAGGTCAagaattatagaccaataagtATCCTTGTCAAAGTTCTATGTCAAAACTTTTGAGAAGAttgtttatggtttttttaatttttgacagacaACGTATACGGACTTCAGTAAAGCTTTTGACCGCGTCAATTATGCAATTTTGAATCAAATGAAGTACAGACTCCATCTGGTGTTCCCCAAGGATCCCACTTGGGGCGTTGCTTTTTAACACCTTTATCAATGATATTGAAAATTGTTTCATGAATAGTTCTATCTGAAATTTGCGGATGACCTTAAGGTTTACCGTAGAGTCTCAAATTTGGATgtgttacatgcagattttgccctaagcatgtaacatgggatttcatatacattcgggcaaaagtttatgggttttggtatcggcttgaaagggttgtgtgatttacagttttataaatggaatttggggtttgatagtaatgcaatttattttttttaaggcttttggagtttgattatttttaagaatgtatttacctactctatcctgtcagcacacctctgtggagttagtcgtattatgtttccttagtccctattcatgtacctggtgttgggaactttTTGACCTTTGGTTTGTTTGgcaagagtttctatgaggccggtatatgtctggggtatggagggactcctagagggtgctgttgtgccacagattgcgctatgagtggagtaaataagacctattagatggtgatccgttagtgtaggaaaacttacaaatactttcttctatagcggaatcatgttgggcaaggtatcctaattgatttgaaattggcctccccagttttgcttgctatatttcccttcaattcttcaagttaagttttagtaaataaacgtgccctgacatctggtttctagccctactagccgattgacagtaatgactattgacacacttgttgttgtggaggtttggcagcgttgctgtttcccattaaagtttggtttccatttggcggatgacggagcgtcataaatcaggcagagcgacgtaagaggaaaattggaatttcgtagccccgttgggaaaatttttttagttttccatgttttagtatccgagcagtatcattttgctgtggtattgcggaatttctattttgatagagtgaggctccgcgtagtttgcaccaagaggcagggtcagatcgtgtcgaagagagagagtgacaagttcactgctagtgtcacctgtcactgtctggagttgtcagttccttgtccagtcggtagccatcccgttatcagaaagaacagtcgacattttgtggttttaaggaaaatttgagttcatcttgccggtaattcggttgaatggaaaaatattcctcccaagttttggggtttaatttgatgaacgtctagtgggaagttctagccgagaggatttcggattgacctgatatttttggatttagtcggctgctcccacatcatttatgggattttgaaattttctaaccacaaaacgagactctaggcctcgctcaccaccttaggtatgtagcaacatgttggtaattgccatagaattgattgtgtgcttattttactgattttttttgtcctctattttagaggcctctcctttttctcattctctcctctattctctggtctcttcctattctctggtttcttctggtcatcccaacactgttggcaaccggcttaagggagcctcaacacagcctggactgagcattgtactgtggctctgcgattttggattggaacttgcccGAAATCGATTTGCCCATGTGGTCGctaccctggttgtagctgactcGTTTCAGAGCTGGagagttaagctaccttagccaaaatgcacaagagattagaggacacgcaagtttttgcacattttattttatttttctcttattgaacggttgaattttttgggtttattttctttcatgtaaaacaaaaacgttaaggAGTCCTTGTCTATTCTATTAACATTAACCTGAGGGTTTCCATTTGCGTCaagcatcgacataattgattttgacattgagcctggatcaccttgtaagggatcggctatttgctacaaatttcatatttagtcatagtgttggttgttggttaataggttttattgcaccaacataccattagtaggctttcaaattcgaaccttactatttaaaagttttatttagattaaagtgacttgactagagtttgtaaaaggtatttagggccagtaaggtattgtgaattaggctccaaacatatacttcttaTAAACAACACGTGATtacgttttggattttccccttgaacagtagttcagtgcggatttgtttttttttccttactaattcctcgccttaagcatacctcaagtaactcttaattcttttatcaattttttttatttacttaaaattactacagtattacattttgactaattatctaaatttaaatatctcagtggaatttaattttttatataaatggaagtgactatgtaaattctttgatgattatatcaatctggtggacctatggattgttattagagtttttcccaaattattttcagcttttaggatctaggtacaagcataaatattataggtcatcattttcttaattaaggggggcttatattaccatcataatatatcagggtttggtgtaaaatatttaaatcaagtggcgctcttattaaaatttctcgcactaccttctccactgtctaaaagctggcggccaccaaatctctgaatcttttaaaacaaaatttgcttgtctggacttaaggaaggtaatttttttgtggttggatagtaggtatgactcacatgggttggaaataaattggtttgaaccgagttacgcgctacattttggcgcccaacgtgggaccaataaaattaaaacgtcACTTTCTTTTTGGAAATCTTGGAAAAATTtttggcaactttttttttaattttaggagaatTTTTCTAGCAATTGGTACGGTTCATGgtgtttttttatacaattgCTGGTAATTTGTGGTATTTTCAGTGTAATTAGGTTGCCAACCCCAACTTaacttttgtgtttttttcttttcctcatttttttttctgaggtTTATTAAAGGTTCATTATGCCTcgaaaagtacatgttaatagatTGAACAAGGACGAGGTTATTTATGAGCTCGCCATTAGGGGCATTGCTGAGGGAAGCGTTGAGGAGATGCGTCCTAGGCTGCCTGTTGCTTTTCAGCTAGAAAGGAATGGTGATAGTGTAAGGTTGCCTGAGTATCCTTTTTCCTTCGAAGAGGATGCACTGGCTGTTTATAAGAAGACCAAAGAGGTGAGCCTGTTGGTTGGCAAATTCTCTAATGGTAGGAAGAGTGGAGAATTTATGAAACTGCAGACCAAACTAAGCCATATTTTGAACCGGTTAGATCATATGGATGCGGGAGATGACAAGGACAAGGGAAAATCTAAGTCAGAACTTGTAGGGATGGTGTTGACCTTGCTGGCTAAATTAGAGGATACTGCGACTAAGCATGAGAGGGAAGAAACCATTCCCCCTGGTCTGAATCTGCTTGAATCTCAGGCTGGAGGTTCTAGTACAAGCCATATCACTGTTGAGGGCTCGGATGATGATGAACAAGTTTTCAATGCGAACCTTGGTGGAGTTACAAACTCTTCGCCCATCCCTCGATCATCTTCTACCTCCTTTTCTCGCGTTGTGCTTCCAAGCAAATGGAATTTGCAGTTCTCCGGTGACAAGAAGGGTCTATCTCTTAGTGCATTCCTCGAGAAGGTTGAAGAACTGAGAATTGCTCGGCAGGTTCCTAAGGAAATTTTATTGGAGTCTGGGATTGACCTATTTACTGGAAAAGCATATCGATTCTATTTGGCATATAGGCGTGATGTGCCTACTTGGGATGaattcatttttttacttcGTGAAGAATTTCAACCCTGTAACTACAATGAAAAGTTATTCGATGAAATCTGTAAGAGGACACAAGGGCAGGATGAAAGTATAGGTATATATTTAGCAGTCATGGCTGGGTATTTTAAGAGACTCACCTGTCCCATATCTGAAGAGGCTAAATTGAAGATTCTCCTTCGTAATCTAGCACCCTTTAATCAAAGTCAGATGGCTCTGATTGATGTAACATCGATTAGTCGGTTGCGTACTCTATGTCGACGCTTGGAGGAAAGAAGAGAAGCAGTGGAGAGTTATTCACAACCCTCTAGGCGTGGCAATCTTCTTGAACCTGATTTGGCTTATATTTATGAAGTCACTGAAATAGAGGCAGGCATTTCTACATTGAATGTTAATAATAACCCAATTCGGTCTGAAGGTTTAGAGAATCCCTGCAGTGAAATCATTTGCTTTAGGTGCAAGAAGCCAGGTCATCGTGCCATAGGATGTACTCTCCCAAGGCCTAAGTTCTGTTTCCGGTGTAAAAAGGATGGCGTCACAGTAAAAACTTTGTCCCAATTGTAGGTCGGGAAACGCCACAGGGCGCTCCTAAGTCGAGACCAAGACTTGGTGAGTGCCGGTGAAAATATTGATCCTATTCTTAGTTATGTCCTCGATAATGCCCAGAACGATGAGAGGCCTTATTTGCgtgtaaatattttagataaggaAGTTTTAGGTCTTCTCGATTCCGGTGCATCACGTACTGTTATTGGTTGGAAGTTGATTAACGAATTGAGATTTAGATTAGATAAGAACCAAGCCCCATCATGCACTATTGCCAATGGACAAAGATGCCAGAGTATTGGAACCTGTGAAATACCTATGACGGTGAGAGATCGGACACGTCTCATCAGTGCGATTGTCATTCCAGATCTTCCACATGTGTTGATTTTGGGCACAGATTTTTGGAGAGCCATGGGTGTTGTACCAGACCTTCGATCTGGACAGTGGTGCTTTTCTGGTGGGCCTGAGATTGCTTCTTTGAAAGTAGCTAATGCAACTATTTTGACGGAGGTTGAGGAGCTTAGGTTAAAGGCGCTATTGGATAGAAATTTTAGTCTGATGGGTGATAAATTGGGCTGTACGGACCAGGTTGAGCATGTCATAGTCGCTAAGGCCAAACCGATTAAACAGCGTTGGTATCGGGTTTCTCCCATAATGCAACAACACATAGACAGAGAGCTGGACGAGATGCTAAAACTTGGGGTGGTGGAGCCTTCGAAGAGTCCTTGGGCGTCCCCTGTCGTCATGGTTAAGAAAAAGGACGGTTCATTCCGCTTGTGTGTCGATTATCGAAAGGTTAATGCCGTCTGTGAACCAGATAGTTATCCTCTCCCTCAAGTGACTGACACTCGATAAGTTAGCCCAggctaaatatttttcttctttggaCATTAAGTCAGCTTATTGGCAGATCCCTATAGCCAATACATCTCGACCATACACAGCTTTTACGGTTCCTAACCGCGGATTTTTCCAGTTTAAATGGCTTCCATTTGGTTTGCATAATGCCCCTGCCACATGGCAAAGACTTATTGATAGTGTCCTTGGCCCTGATCTTGAGCCGTTTGTATATATCTATTTAGAAGATATTGCAGTTATAACGCCCGATTTTGATAAACATTTGGAAATTTTGGAGGAGGTATTCCGTAGATTGCGCGAGGCCAACTTAACTGTGGATCGAGAAAAGTGTCAGTTTTGTAAACCCAGTCTAAAGTACCTGGGATATGTTGTTGACAGGCAAGGCTTACATGTTGACCCCGATAAGGTAAAGGCCATGTTGGATGTTCCCGTTCCTAAAAGTGTGACAGAGGTCAGGAGGATTGTTGGCACGTTTTCGTGGTATAAGccttttattaaagatttttcctCTGTCATAACTCCCATTACAGGCCTGTTGCGTAAAGATCGCAAGTTCGAGTGGACACCAGCATGTGATGCGGCCTTCAGGAAAATCAAAGAATGTCTGATTAGTGCCCCGATCTTAGCTGCGCCCGATTATTCCCTTGATTTTGTAGTCCAGTGTGACAGTTCTGGATACGGTATTGGTGCTGTTTTGGTCCAGCCATATCCTGATGATACCGAGAGAGTAATTAGTTATATAAGTAGGAGTCTGACTAGGCAGGAGCGAAACTTTTCTACAACTGAGAGGGAGTGTCTCGCAGTTGTGTGGTCTTTACAAAAGTTTCGCCCTTAGTTGGATCACTGATCATTACTCTTTGGTGTGGCTACAAAATATGCAACAACCTACTGGTCGCTTGGCTAGGTGGCAGGTTTAACTTCAACAATATGACTTCACCTTGATTCACAGAAAAGGCAAGGAACACATCGTCCCAGATATGCTTTCTAGAGCTCTGCCAAAGTTGGATATCCTCGGGACGGAAACTGTATCTCCGGTGGGTGATAAGTGACATCTTGGTATGGTTGAAAAGGTTAAATCTCACCCTCCTAAGTTTTCTGGTTGGAGAGAAAATGGTGGTCAGTTGTGGAAATATGTCAAAGGTCCATATCCAGAGTTGAACCCAGAGAGCAAAAACTGGAAATTGGTTGTCCCAAAAGGAGAGAGAAGCAGAATTATTGCAAGTGTTCATGAGCCTGCTACCTGTGGTCATATGGGAGTATATAAGATATTTCAGAGAGCCGCTGAGAAATTCTATTGGCCTAAAATGCGTAGTGACATAGCTAAGTTTGTTAGACATTGTAGAGTCTGCCTGCAGCATAAATCTGACGTTGGTCTACCAAAGGCAAAAATGGTTAGTCATTTGAAACCTAAGAGACCGTGGGAAGTAGTGTCTACTGATTTAATTGGTCCTTTGCCTAGGTCCAAACATGGGAATACGTTTCTACTTGTTGTAACGGATTATTTGAGAAAGTTTGTGCTTCTTCACCCGCTTCGTAAGGCTACTTCGGAGGCTGTTGCTCGTTTCATGGAAAATAGTGTATTTTTAGTGTTTGGAGTGCCTTCAGCAATTCTGTGTGACAACGGTCCGCAATATCGTGGTTCTCCTTTTAAAAAGTTAGCCGACGGTTATAAAGTCCAACTGAAGTATAATGCCAAATACCACATATGTATATTTCTGACAATCATCGTGAATGGGACGTTAATCTGGCTAAGGTCGGTTGTGCAATCCGCACTTCCACCCATGACACTACCAAACTCAATCCCTATTTTGTAAACTTTGGTCGACGTATGGTCCTTCGTGGTGACGATTATAACAAGGATCTTCCTCAGGTGGATCCGGATTCAGTATGTAGTGTCCAGCGGCGTACGGAGCTTATGAATAAAATATTCGTCGATATAAGGCGTCGTTTGGAAGAAGCTGTAAAGAAGAGTGTCCACCGCTACAATCTTCGCTGTCGGCATGTGGAGTACTTACCCAATCAACTGGTCTATCGCAAGAACTACTCCTTGTCCGATGCTAGTAAGTTTTACTCTCGGAAATTGGCTCCTGAGTATCTTGGTCCCTTTAGTATCCACAAGCGAGTGTCCCCTTAGACTTAAACATAAAATCGGTTTATTTTGTtgcgttaaattaaaaatgattttttcatatcacttaaaaataaataaataaataaataaataaataatggctttatttgtacttttcaatagtgtacataggcgaagtctagccaaaggctaatctacttaacc
Coding sequences within it:
- the LOC126742033 gene encoding uncharacterized protein LOC126742033, giving the protein MPRKVHVNRLNKDEVIYELAIRGIAEGSVEEMRPRLPVAFQLERNGDSVRLPEYPFSFEEDALAVYKKTKEVSLLVGKFSNGRKSGEFMKLQTKLSHILNRLDHMDAGDDKDKGKSKSELVGMVLTLLAKLEDTATKHEREETIPPGLNLLESQAGGSSTSHITVEGSDDDEQVFNANLGGVTNSSPIPRSSSTSFSRVVLPSKWNLQFSGDKKGLSLSAFLEKVEELRIARQVPKEILLESGIDLFTGKAYRFYLAYRRDVPTWDEFIFLLREEFQPCNYNEKLFDEICKRTQGQDESIGIYLAVMAGYFKRLTCPISEEAKLKILLRNLAPFNQSQMALIDVTSISRLRTLCRRLEERREAVESYSQPSRRGNLLEPDLAYIYEVTEIEAGISTLNVNNNPIRSEGLENPCSEIICFRCKKPGHRAIGCTLPRPKFCFRCKKDGVTVKTLSQL